The following coding sequences lie in one Trichoderma breve strain T069 chromosome 1, whole genome shotgun sequence genomic window:
- a CDS encoding SNARE domain-containing protein, whose amino-acid sequence MSNPSQLFLLADHIKLSLLEWQRAQSLNPDDTTLSGDISPSFDQLRNGIASLDQESARLQQAGDEAAAQAITDSLPALHKQFDELISQYQSLSNPSSNPPSDQDASEEADSSNRSNRKSKTVRFSEAPSSPNQQLYGRYTDDPNASSESMGYSDHANGLSNQQIHEYHSQILQEQDDHLDRLGASIGRQRELSMQIGDELESHMELLDEVDHATGRHQSRLDRAKRALGKVARSASDNKQMAIIFILIVILVLLIAILK is encoded by the exons ATGTCCAACCCATCGCAGCTCTTCCTGCTCGCCGACCACATCAAGCTCTCCCTGCTTGAGTGGCAGCGCGCCCAGTCCTTGAATCCCGACGACACCACCCTCAGCGGTGACATCTCGCCCTCGTTTGACCAGCTTCGTAATGGCATTGCTTCACTAGACCAGGAGAGCGCTCGCCTCCAACAGGCCGGCGATGAAGC GGCCGCCCAAGCTATTACGGATTCTCTTCCGGCGCTGCACAAGCAGTTTGACGAGTTAATATCTCAGTACCAGTCGCTCTCCAACCCATCCTCCAACCCGCCATCCGACCAAGACGCCAGCGAAGAGGCAGATTCGTCCAACAGATCCAACCGCAAATCAAAGACAGTACGATTCAGCGAAGCGCCCTCATCACCAAACCAACAGCTATACGGACGCTACACCGACGATCCGAACGCCTCCTCAGAGTCAATGGGATATAGCGACCATGCCAATGGACTATCAAATCAGCAGATCCACGAATACCATTCCCAAATCTTACAGGAGCAAGACGACCATCTTGATCGCCTAGGGGCGTCCATCGGCCGGCAGCGGGAGCTCAGCATGCAAATtggagatgagctggagagcCACATGGAACTTCTGGATGAAGTCGACCATGCCACTGGTCGCCATCAAAGCCGTTTAGATCGGGCAAAGAGAGCTTTGGGAAAGGTTGCGAGGAGCGCATCGGACAACAAGCAGATGgcaatcatcttcatcctcattgTTATTCTTGTGCTATTGATTGCTATTTTGAAATGA
- a CDS encoding TLC domain-containing protein yields the protein MKDPFFIPPIPWLSELVQPFSDRYNLPSLPLHIHEVLLSAIFYSLIFWPISPILSRIIAPQHYSKLSRKRRLNWDAHVVSFIQSTLINIIALWVMVVDQERGNMDQEERVWGYTGALGMVQALAAGYFVWDLFVTSLNLDVFGLGTLAHAIAALLVYTLGFRPFVNYYGPTFILWELSTPFLNIHWFFDKVNMTGSRAQLYNGILLLFSFFSCRLIYGTFQSFCAFSQSPVMIYATSETTVPSWLATSYLVSNLTLNFLNFYWFIMMISAVLKRFQPNEKHETATEAEVDLSSVVSGISRGPEPQRRKQEKS from the exons ATGAAGGATCCCTTCTTCATCCCGCCAATACCATGGCTGTCCGAGCTGGTGCAGCCGTTCAGTGACCGATACAACCTCCCTTCGCTGCCACTGCACATCCACGAAGTGCTTCTGTCTGCCATATTCTATTCACTCATTTTCTGGCCCATTTCGCCGATTCTGTCAAGAATAATAGCACCTCAACACTATTCCAAGTTATCTCGCAAACGACGACTTAACTGGGATGCTCACGTGGTGTCTTTTATCCAAAGCACCTTGATCAACATCATTGCCCTCTGGGTCATGGTAGTAGATCAAGAGAGAGGCAATATGGAtcaggaagagagagtaTGGGGATATACCGGTGCTTTAGGTATGGTCCAGGCTTTGGCGGCTGGCTATTTTGTATGGGATCTGTTTGTGACCAGCTTGAACCTGGATGTGTTTGGGCTCGGAACTCTTGCGCACGCGATCGCAGCTCTGCTGGTCTACACTCTTGGATTT CGTCCCTTTGTCAACTACTACGGACCTACCTTCATCTTATGGGAGCTTTCCACGCCCTTCCTCAACATTCATTGGTTTTTTGACAAGGTCAACATGACTGGATCCCGCGCTCAGCTGTACAACGGCattcttctgctcttcagcttcttctcttgccgACTCATCTATGGCACCTTTCAATCGTTTTGC GCGTTTTCTCAATCGCCCGTCATGATTTATGCGACGTCAGAGACCACTGTCCCCTCTTGGCTTGCAACGTCATATCTCGTGTCAAATCTCACTCTCAACTTTCTCAACTTTTACTGGTTTATTATGATGATCTCGGCTGTTCTTAAACGATTCCAGCCCAACGAGAAGCACGAGACGGCTACAGAAGCTGAAGTGGACTTGTCTTCGGTTGTCTCTGGAATCTCTAGGGGCCCAGAGCCGCAGCGTCGGAAGCAGGAGAAGTCTTGA
- a CDS encoding velvet factor domain-containing protein produces MNSAYGSSDAPRQAPIGGHGSVPSLPPVVSPSSASNSASLDHLYHHQPRHPLPTGAGAGPHSPIQSQAPPHLQPHFQPHQGQGQVQGHHHQERDHQLPPPINAYNTHPQQHQHEPLPPRVLDPASNEQRDQQQPPPPPPSLPPQHVLERQSGSRESFSALIHAEGQQVGSASMLVPFSKSDELTGRKYHLDVVQQPRRARMCGFGDKDRRPITPPPCVRLVITDLATGKEIDCNDIDHSMFVLNVDLWNEEGTREVNLVRSSTSSQSATAVSLPHTANYPPEYQTQPPQPPQSTYITQGSAAYQPTTYGPPTQYFPRHQTYGSDAGLPGAAFGGYMDPNSLTKMAVVGGQPQGMFTRNLIGSLAASAFRLTDTTDHLGIWFVLQDLSVRTEGPFRLRFSFVNVGAPGGAGKVNTGRAPILASCFSEVFNVYSAKKFPGVCESTPLSKTFAAQGIKIPIRKDANGKGGDGEDDYVD; encoded by the exons ATGAACTCGGCCTATGGCTCTTCGGATGCGCCCCGGCAGGCGCCTATCGGAGGCCATGGCTCTGTGCCGTCTCTCCCTCCAGTTGTAAGTCCCAGCTCGGCGTCAAACTCCGCGTCTCTGGACCATCTGTACCATCACCAGCCGCGCCATCCACTTCCtactggtgctggtgctggaccCCATTCTCCAATCCAGAGTCAAGCTCCTCCACACCTGCAACCTCACTTTCAACCTCACCAGGGTCAGGGCCAGGTCCAgggccatcaccaccagGAACGAGACCACCAGCTGCCGCCACCCATCAACGCCTACAACACACACCcccagcaacaccagcatgAGCCTTTGCCACCGCGGGTGCTGGACCCTGCGTCCAACGAGCAGAGagatcagcagcagcctcctcctcctcctccttctcttcctcctcagcatGTCCTCGAACGCCAATCCGGGTCTCGCGAATCGTTCAGTGCCTTGATCCACGCCGAGGGACAGCAGGTTGGGTCGGCAAGTATGCTCGTTCCATTCTCAAAGAGCGACGAGCTTACGGGTCGCAAGTACCA CCTTGATGTAGTCCAGCAGCCTCGACGAGCCCGCATGTGCGGCTTCGGTGACAAG GATCGACGGCCAATTACACCACCGCCCTGCGTACGGCTTGTCATCACCGATCTCGCTACCGGAAAGGAGATAGACTGCAA TGATATTGACCATTCCATGTTTGTACTTAACGTTGATCTGTGGAACGAAGAGGGCACACGCGAGGTCAACCTCGTTCGATCTTCCACAAGCAGTCAATCAGCAACCGCAGTATC TCTGCCACACACTGCAAACTACCCCCCAGAATACCAGACTcagcctcctcagcctccccAGTCTACTTACATCACCCAAG GCTCTGCAGCGTATCAACCTACCACATACGGGCCCCCGACACAGTATTTTCCACGGCATCAGACGTATGGCTCGGATGCGGGGCTCCCTGGAGCGGCTTTTGGAGGATATATGGATCCAAACTCCCTGACGAAAATGGCCGTGGTCGGTGGCCAGCCTCAGGGTATGTTCACACGGAATCTCATAGGCAGCTTGGCCGCAAGCGCCTTTCGCCTAACTGATACAACGGACCATCTCGGTATCTGGTTTGTCCTGCAAGATCTGAGTGTGCGAACAGAAGGACCATTTCG CTTACGATTCTCTTTTGTCAACGTCGGCGCTCCCGGAGGGGCTGGAAAGGTCAATACAGGAAGGGCTCCGATATTGGCGTCTTGTTTTAGCGAGGTGTTTAATGTTTATTCCGCCAAGAAATTCCCCGGAGTCTGCGAAAGCACGCCTTTGAGCAAGACGTTTGCCGCTCAGGGCATCAAGATTCCCATTCGCAAGgatgccaatggcaagggtggagatggggaggATGATTATGTCGACTAA
- a CDS encoding ATP phosphoribosyltransferase domain-containing protein, with the protein MDLVNSLNGRLLFAVPKKGRLNHATLNLLEGADIQFRRENRLDIALVKNLPIALIFLPAADIPTFVGQGRVDLGITGWDQVKEHDAGVNASAATAGAAGTESIMELEFGSCKLQVQVPEKGVYATSADLVGRTIGTSFVNLTAEYFAQLEAKANGGSPSGKLQTTIIELSGSVEAACALGVADGIVDLVESGETMRAAGLKAIDTVVESTAVLIKSRSPSNPELVDLIASRIRGVITAQRYVLCQYNIERSGVEAATKITPGKRAPTITTLDDGWVAVSSMVEKKKIAVVMDELTRVGAHDILVLDIHNTR; encoded by the exons ATGGATCTCGTTAACAG TCTCAACGGACGCCTGCTCTTTGCCGTGCCAAAAA AGGGCCGATTGAACCATGCTACCCTAAATCTCCTCGAAGGTGCCGACATCCAGTTCCGCAGAGAAAACCGCCTCGACATTGCCCTCGTCAAGAACCTCCCGATAGCCCTCATCTTCCTGCCCGCCGCCGATATCCCGACATTCGTTGGCCAGGGCCGCGTCGACTTGGGAATCACCGGATGGGATCAGGTCAAGGAGCACGATGCTGGCGTCAATGCCTCTGCGGCCACCGCGGGAGCTGCGGGCACTGAGAGTATCATGGAACTCGAGTTTGGCTCATGCAAGCTCCAGGTCCAAGTTCCTGAGAAGGGCGTGTACGCTACTAGCGCAGACCTCGTTGGCCGTACCATTGGTACGAGCTTCGTGAACTTGACTGCAGAGTACTTTGCTCAGTTGGAGGCTAAGGCAAACGGCGGTTCGCCTTCTGGAAAGCTTCAGACTACAATTATCGAGCTGAGTGGCAGTGTTGAGGCGGCATGCGCATTGGGCGTCGCCGATGGCATCGTCGATCTTGTTG AATCAGGAGAGACCATGAGAGCTGCGGGACTAAAAGCCATCGACACAGTTGTCGAGTCAACTGCCGTCCTTATCAAGTCTCGCTCACCATCCAACCCCGAGCTGGTCGATCTGATTGCCTCGCGGATACGTGGTGTCATCACCGCCCAGCGATATGTCCTTTGCCAATACAACATTGAACGATCAGGTGTCGAAGCAGCTACGAAGATCACCCCCGGAAAGCGGGCCCCAACTATCACAACGCTGGACGACGGCTGGGTTGCCGTGAGCTCAatggttgagaagaagaagattgctgTGGTTATGGATGAATTGACCCGGGTGGGAGCCCACGACATTCTGGTCCTGGACATTCACAACACACGATAA
- a CDS encoding protein kinase domain-containing protein translates to MNGDLSLSQALGGLRIANPDDATDAVHDDPKPSAPPDDVEAYRNASQPQSQFQSQPQRTLHSSDGLRVTLSDATAGSDVVSGPGAQYLGREPSQRAPSRYHHPPQPAISRQPSQREGSAASSAKSQAFAGDAPVPTTSEEWKDRGAAVGVRRELDKSGRPVVRQIKKGVRDFSFGRTLKEYAIKVLEKRHIIKEKKIKYVNIEKNTLNRLTEHPGIVRLYYTFQDETSLYYVLDLCNGGELLGVLKRTGTFDVECTRYYGAQILDAIDYMHSRGVIHRDLKPENVLLDDQMHVKITDFGTARLLNDPRTTQDGNADGGDGLDTDNRNDDGRAASFASDLWAFGCIIYQLLAGRPPFKAGSEYLTFQKIVNLEYEFPQGFPPLARDLVERCLVLDPARRLTIEHIKNHEFFSGQPFGRTLWRSKAPRLRPYVPPAQEPNIIQLNNFSTSPSPNTRAQPPNSSQGNPVNGNNRPARIITELPPPTQLDIEWSPVLTRNNERILKLGDMMVLSTPIPNGSNGKGSDEGHRKLARFFGGSTTKKRQRLVMVTSSGRILLAPAGGEEKRAKQELSLLAPDTTWKTHQDAKGQYVWCLDTGGQHFTFEETKTASSSGGDHAFAEEWVESLERARDMALSQQTLAADAGFGEMSSTVSTPSSTLVGRGNTSDGFAGSDRSGRNHLSKGQASIEDPAPSKRNRFSKRQSRNGLGPAF, encoded by the exons ATGAATGGGGACCTGAGTCTCTCTCAGGCTCTCGGAGGACTTCGAATCGCCAATCCCGACGATGCTACTGATGCTGTCCACGACGACCCGAAGCCGTCGGCACCCCCAGACGATGTCGAAGCTTACAGGAACGCTTCGCAGCCCCAATCTCAATTTCAATCCCAACCTCAACGCACCCTACACTCCTCCGACGGCTTGCGGGTGACGCTCTCCGATGCAACAGCAGGATCCGACGTCGTGTCTGGTCCAGGGGCGCAATACCTTGGCCGAGAACCCAGCCAAAGGGCGCCTTCACGCTACCATCACCCACCCCAGCCCGCGATTTCACGACAGCCGTCCCAGCGCGAGGGCAGTGCTGCTTCGAGTGCCAAATCTCAGGCATTCGCCGGCGATGCCCCCGTCCCAACAACCAGCGAAGAATGGAAAGACCGCGGCGCTGCCGTTGGTGTACGCCGAGAGCTCGACAAAAGCGGCCGTCCGGTCGTTCGACAGATCAAAAAAGGAGTTCGAGACTTCTCCTTTGGACGG ACGCTCAAGGAGTACGCCATCAAAGTTTTAGAAAAGAGAcacatcatcaaggagaagaagatcaaatACGTCAATATCGAAAAGAACACATTAAATCGCTTGACCGAGCACCCTGGCATTGTTCGTCTGTACTACACGTTCCAAGACGAGACGTCCCTCTACTACGTGCTTGATCTATGCAATGGCGGCGAGCTGCTCGGCGTGCTGAAGAGGACCGGCACGTTTGATGTTGAATGTACCAGATACTATGGGGCCCAGATTCTCGACGCCATTGACTACATGCACTCTCGAGGAGTTATACACCGTGACTTGAAACCAGAAAACGTACTACTCGATGACCAGATGCACGTCAAGATTACAGATTTCGGCACAGCCAGGCTCCTCAACGACCCCCGAACCACGCAGGACGGCAACGCCGACGGTGGCGATGGACTCGACACGGATAATCGTAACGACGATGGCCGTGCGGCATCTTTT GCTAGCGACCTTTGGGCTTTTGGGTGTATCATCTATCAGCTACTGGCTGGACGGCCACCCTTCAAGGCCGGCAGCGAATACCTGACGTTCCAGAAGATTGTCAACTTGGAATACGAATTTCCTCAAGGATTTCCTCCTTTGGCACGAGACTTGGTGGAGCGATGCCTTGTTCTTGACCCGGCTAGGAGACTCACCATCGAGCATATCAAGAATCATGAGTTCTTCAGCGGCCAGCCTTTTGGAAGAACTTTGTGGAGGTCTAAAGCTCCACGACTGCGTCCTTATGTCCCACCCGCCCAGGAACCAAACATCATCCAGCTCAACAACTTTTCAACAAGCCCTAGCCCGAACACCCGAGCACAGCCACCAAACAGCTCGCAAGGTAATCCAGTGAACGGCAATAACCGACCTGCCCGCATCATCACGGAGTTGCCACCCCCGACACAACTGGACATTGAGTGGTCTCCAGTGCTTACACGAAACAACGAAcgcatcttgaagcttggCGACATGATGGTTCTTTCCACGCCAATACCCAATGGATCCAACGGGAAGGGGTCTGACGAGGGCCATAGGAAACTGGCTCGATTCTTTGGTGGAAGCACGAccaaaaagaggcagaggctCGTCATGGTCACTTCAAGCGGCCGTATCTTGTTGGCTccagctggtggtgaagagaagagagcaaagcAGGAGCTGTCGCTTCTGGCACCGGATACAACGTGGAAAACTCATCAGGATGCCAAGGGCCAGTACGTATGGTGTCTCGATACG GGCGGCCAACACTTTACAtttgaagaaacaaagactgCATCTAGTTCTGGGGGCGACCATGCGTTTGCTGAAGAGTGGGTGGAAAGCCTAGAGAGGGCCAGAGACATGGCATTGTCACAACAGACGCTGGCAGCTGATGCCGGCTTTGGCGAGATGTCGTCAACAgtatcaacaccatccagcACTCTAGTTGGCAGGGGGAACACTTCAGATGGCTTTGCCGGCAGCGACCGATCTGGGCGTAACCATTTGAGCAAAGGCCAAGCCAGCATTGAAGACCCCGCGCCGTCAAAAAGGAACCGCTTTAGCAAGAGACAATCACGCAATGGTCTAGGACCTGCATTCTAA